CCCTGCAAGTTAGCAGCACAGGCAACTTTGTTTCCAGCACCTAACCAGATCTGTGTCTTGACTCTTGAGGGAAAAAGGACTTGAGATTTACCATCCCAGCTTGTGCATCATTAAACAGAGGAAAACAATTAAACCGGTTTTGTCGTCTCCTGTGCATCTTAATTGCACATCAAAACAGGCAGATGTATGTGCAAATCAGCTCAAACAATGACTGCTAGTAGTCTTCTCCCACCGATCTGAAGTGTGTGTTCGATGTACAAGAGCACGCGTCGTTGAACGGTTCGGCGGATGAAATTCCGTGGCAAAACAAAGTACAAGtgccccgctcctcctccccggcgacCGACAGCCACACCACCCCGCGGCCCGCGGAAGGAAAGGCTTGGAGTACGACCCGGACGGAGGAGACGCGCGGAAAACCGCGGCACCAACGACCATCTACGACGACGTCGCTTGCCGCGGGCCCCGTGGAGAACGAGTCCACCCGTGCACAGGCGTGCGCAGCGGGAGCAGAGCTCGTAGGACGCCGCGCCGCACCGCGTCGCGTCGcccaggggagggggaggagtcgTCGTGGTCACGCTCACACAGTCACACTTGCTCCCACGGCGCGACAACCACGTAGCCAAAGCCACTGGCTATGGCCTCCCTGGGCGcgcccccaccaccaccccacGCGCGTTTGACGCCTTCCTGTCTCTTCACCTCGCTTCGGCCCGGGGCAAGCTCGCTACCGCAGCGCAAGCTACGTACACTCGCACGCACGCACACGCGCGACCCGTGAGCCAGTGAGCCAACGACCCGCGGATGCGTGGGTCCACCACCGCGCGGGGGCCCCACGACCCAACCAACCGTGTGGCTCGGATCGTGTTTGTCATGTGGTGGCCGGCGTCGCGGTCGCGGGGCGGCTAGTCGGCTACAGTAGGCGTCCTCGCCTTTTGTTCCGCACAAGGATTGGTTGGTTTGGTTGGTTGTTTGGATCGATCTGCGACTGCGAGTCGAGCCGCGAGCGAGCTGCTTTGCTTTTGGCTCATCAGCGCCGATGGTTTTCGCGGTTCGCGTAGGTGGTAGCGTTGGAAGCTCTCGCAAGTTTACTATCTCAACTTTGCGAAATTTCGGCTGTGCTCTGTAGTTGTTGGCGCAGTATCTCAACTAGCTAGCTGGCTGGTATATTTGCCAGAGAATTAAGGGACATGTTGGCTGTTAGCCTGTGAGCTTACTACAAGGGTCTATAAGTTTTGAGGAGTTGGATAATCTAGAGTTTTATTCCAACTGAATTACGAGTATTTGAGTGGTTTTCTCAAGGCATGATTAAACGGTCTGGCATCTTTTTCGCTCTCCTCTCCATCTCATCTAAGCACATGTTGTTTGCGCTAATGCTTAATTACATATCtgaaggtgtgtttagttcatattaaaattagaaatttggttgaaattgaaacaatgtgacggaaaagttgtaGGTTTGTGTGTggaggaaagttttgatgtgataaaaaagttagaagtttgaagaaaaaatatataactaaACTCAGCCTGAACTTGATTACTAGCTTACTGATTACTGATTACTGTATCTACCTACACACAGTATGGGTATATACATGGGTTGATATATACCCATCCATGTCTCTAACCCAGAAAAAGAACAGTAACCGTAGAAGGGAGGAAAAAGAGGAAAACAAGAGCAAAGTCTCGAGTCTCCACGCTCCACCATCAAGGCATCAACTCATCAACTCCACTGGTATATCCCGTagtaagagcaggtacagtaGCATtcataaacatattttaaagagataaataaaaaaaaagaagagcaacGGTTATAACGGTTATAAATCTATAGCACGAACTCTAAtatgtaatgtgtgtatgacagatagGACCAAGTAtcaatagtatagtaagcaaatattatatgaattgactatagatgatttcgAAATAGTAGTGCGCTATACCGTTAAACTGGCTCTAAGAGTAATAAATTAAGACGAAGATGACAGATCAGAACCTGCCTTTCTGTTCCGACCTCGAGCCGGCCAGCCACACAGGACGCGTCACGTGTATGCACCTGTACTCCACCACATCCGAGAGGGAGGCAGCGTCGGCGGCTTCGAATctcaggcggcggccggcagatCAGAATAAAAGTAGCCGCGCGCGCACCGGATCACGACCCAAAAGCCACCGAAACCGGTGGACCtgctcgccgcgcgccgtgcTCCAGCTTCAGACGGCGTCACGGCGCCTAACTAGCGAGGCATTGGCTAGCCCAGCCCCCACGCTTTCCaccgggaaaaaaaaaagaggaatccCGTGTGGTCGTGTCCCCTCGGCCAGCCACcagcgtacgtacgtactccaccactcccccgcgcgcgccgccgcctacgaAACGATGCACGCAACCCACCACACCACACGTCCACACCGCAATGCGCAGCTAGCGGGCGGCAGGTCAACATTGTACGCATCGCCAGGTATGCGTGTGTCCACCGGTAGTACTAGTAGTGCAGCTACCGTGCTCGAGGAGTAACTAACAGAATCACCGAACGATCTCTTTCGTGCGCCGGAACGACACGTGCGTGCGTCCGGACTAGctgtgctcgatcgatcgatcgtcgtCGTGGCCCCAGCGAACCCACGCGAAACCTGTCACGGCGCCGCGTCCGTGGAGATTATTTCCTCGTCcgcgtcgctgctgctgctgctgctgctgcatgcggCTCGTCCGGTGCTTTGAGCCGTGGAGGTGCACGAACTGCCgcgccgatcgatcgagctccCGCCTCCCGCGGCACgttgcggcgcacgcgcgcggcggaACTAGCCATGATGAACCGCTCCGCGCGGTCTACGACCCCACGAATCCTCCCACCCACCGGGTTAAACACCGTACCGCGCGCCGCGGGTGGCCGTTGTTCGCGCCGTCCCACCCACTCTCGATCACGCGAGTGCGTGCGGAAAACGCGCGCAGGCCTCCACGCGTCGCCCCTCACCCACGAACCACCCGCACGAGGCACGACGTGCCGACGTGTTGGCACGcactggtggtggtggaggcgtggAGCTAGCGAGCTGGACGGAACGAGGAGGGCGTGCCGAACAGCGCGGAGCAAGGAGACGGTCGATCGGTACGGCCCATTGGTGCGAATCAACAGCACACACAGCCCAAACAGCTAGTACCCTTGCCAGCggccaaattttaaaatttgaacttaattttaatttattgttaaggTTTTTCAtggtattttatttttaagaatTAGATTTTAAATCAAAGGTGCAATTGCAAAATTTTATCCATAAAATTATATTAGGTTCTTtcgtttatatttttttataacaatTTATTGGTTGTAGCTCAATCGGTCACATAACAAGTACTTCTTcgtaccaaaatataacaatctagGATCTGATTGAACatattaggtggtgtttggatctcctaaagatgaagataaagattaagtgtttcacgcaaaacgagatggtaataacgtgtgattaattgagttttaattattacaaacttggaaaatagattaatctgatattttagagcaactttcatatagaatctttttgagagaatcccttatatgccactgaaaattggtttgatcccttatataccactgaaaattggctctttccttatatgccattgatccAAATTTGCGCACCCTCTCATGCCACTCCCATCAGTTGACCGTATGTTGACCGTTAATTTTAAAGGAAAAAAGACATATTTACCCTTCTGAGTATAGGGCATGCCTAACAACTCAGACATGCAAATATGTCTTTTTTACTTGagagttaacggtcaacacacGGTTAACTGACGGTAGTGGCATGAGAAGGTACGCAAATTTGgaccaatggcatataagggaaaaaccaatttttagtggcatataagggatccGACGAATTTTCAGTGGCACATAAGGGAttatctcaatttttttttgtaacataccgtttagcagtttgaaaaacgtgtcacAAGTATACAAAatttcatccaactcttgttggagaaacgaacgcagccttagtaTGAATATGGTGAATAGTGGATATATCCCGCCTATATTTACAGTAGTAGGATagtatattttgggatgggggaTTACTATGGTAGAGTATTTTCTTTCGCTATCGAGAATTACCGTTGCAGACATGCAGTGATGCAGTTTCAAGAACAATATGAGTACAGCTAATGACGAGGCTCCTACCTTGGTAAGCATTTCGTCAGCATCGCTAATCCAGTCTCGCTCGGTAATCGGTGTCGTATATGCTCGAGCTGAGCGGCCAAGCTGCCCCCGTCCATCACCCCAATTCCCACATGTCGCATTCGATCACTTCCTGCTCCCCACCGATAGGAACGGTTCTGAAGTCTGAACGTGAATGGTTAGGCGCCGGCGGCAGTCAGGATCAGGGGTAGTATTGTGTCAATTAATCGACAGAAACCAAACCCAGCTGTGTCAGATCAGAAGAAACATCAGGATGTCGTGCACTTACTATAGAACATGTGAATACTCTTAACCCAAATTGTGACACCAACAACCGTCAGATTAACTGGAATGAATCGGATCGAAAGGTATTACGAGTAAACCGATATTTGCATAAACGCACTGATCTTTTTTCCCCCTATCTGAAGACGCCCAGCAGCTCTATTTTCTTTCCCTGCCGACAATTATCCTTGCAGTTTCATGTActcctactactccctccgtattttaatgtatgatgacGTTAACTTTTTAACAAACGGTTGacatttcgtcttattcaaaaaaatttatgtaattataatttattttattgtgactttatttatcatcaaatgttctttaagcatgacataagtatttttatatttgcatacaaattttgaataagacaagtggtcaaacgttggttaaaaagtcaacggcataatacattaaaatcaaaattaaaatacagagggagtactttataCAGCAAAACAATCGACCATCCTTTCCACCATACTCGTCCTACAAACACAGAGATCACTGCTACTCCAGTGGCTAATGCTGGGCACCGATCTTACTAGCATTTCGTGAGGATTTCTGCTCCTGTCTTGGTAATCAGTATCGTGTGCTCGAACTGCGCGGCTAGGCTGCCGTCCGTCGTGACGGCCGTCCAGCCGTCGTCCCACATGTCGCAATCAATGCTTCCCATGGATAGGGCCGGTTCTGGACGAAAAGAGTAAGAGCCACTGGCAGTCAGGATCAGAGGCATTGTTTTGGGAGTAAAACCGAACCCGGTTGTGTCAGATTAGAAGAACCATCAGGGTGTTGCGTACCTATTGTGAATGTCTGGCCTTCAACCATTTGACCTGGCATATTATTACCTGTCTCAGAGAAAAAAAGCCGTCAGATCTAACAATTCTTGGAGTTATTTGTATGCAATGAGAAGAGAAGATGCATTGGTAACATTGGCATGCAGAAATGCACTAGCTCTTGATTGGTAACAATCACTTACGCTGGTGATATATCATTGGTTCTGAATGAAATATTCTCCCAACTCCATGCCCAACAAAACGATCCACAACACCAAATCCGTGCCTCTCAGCATGCTCGCTGACATGTTAAAAGCAAACTAATGAGCAAGAACCATTTGAGATGTATTTGAAATCAAtcaaagtttgacaaagttgCAGTAAGAGTTCCTGGTTATATACCGTTACAGTTGACTTAGTCAATTGCATATTTATTCATTAACTAAAACACAACCGATGGGTAACCAATAACAGGCTGAGAATGTTTGGTAGTTGAATGCATTATAATACAAGTTCTTACGAAGACATAATAACCTATGGATTCTGAAGATAGAGGCAATGATGATTCTGTTTGTACTTGACAAAAACACTTCTTCAATTTTTGGGTTCAAATACCTGAGAGAGATACCATTTGGTGCAACTTAACTAGTAAATACAGTATAAGGTTGAAAAGTTCTGCAAAGAAAAACAGAAGTCTAGAATAGCACATATGGTAAAAGTCCATTCTCCATTGGATTATGGATGCAACTATCCTTGCCCTGCTGGCCATGACACAAATATGGTATGAGATTTTTATACCTTATTCTTCTGCCAATTTTCTTCAAGCTGGTACCATGTTTGCAAGCTGATATAGCCCTGAGCATGCACTCTTCAGTAACCTGACATTACCGTCATTAGGGTCCCCGATTCAAATTAGTAGACAGATGGTTTTGAAGGAAAAGTTGCCATCAAAAGTAGATATTAGCTCTGGttatatgatcaaatgcaaacTGAGACGTAAGCAAAATCTCACAAGGTAAGGAAAAATGAACACAAATGACTTCTCACTTTGGTGAGGCCTACTATAATCATGACTTCTAATAACATGAACTACATGTTTGCAAAGACAAAGATATATACCTTCACAAGTCGTTTACTGGCTTCATCCACTTCTCCACATAGGAAAGTCTTTGAGGTGTCCCCATGATAGCCCTGAAATGGAAAGATATATTACTTCAGATGATGATACGAATGAAGGCGTGAAAACACATCAATGGTATGAAGTAACAACTAATAAAAAAGAGAGTAGACATACATTCAGGTAGACAGTGACGTCGATATTAATTATGTCTCCATCCtgcaaaacagaaaaaaagaaatgataATGACATCGTCAGTGGAGCAAGGGGGGTGATAAGCCTGAACATGAGGGAAAAAAATGACTATGTAGGCTTCTCCCAGAACCTGAAGTTCACGAGAATCAGGAATTCCATGGCAGATGCATTCATTCACAGATGTGCACACGCTTTTTGGAAACCCTCCGTATCCGAGAGGGGATGGATAGGCTCCAGCATCAATGATCATCTTGTGCACTGCTTTATCAATTTCGTCTGTTGTTACAGAGGGCTGATAAAAGGATGCAATAAATTTCTTACTGAAGCTATAATTTATCATGGAATAATTAGCTTCAAGAGAAACATAAATTGTCGAAATGCTGAAATGCAAGCTTACTTTCACTAAAGTTCCAGCGTATTCAAGAACACGAGCAGCAAGCTCACATGCAGCTTTCATGTGAATAATGCTCACTTTGTCATGCATTTGTATCTCACTTGCTATCTCTGAAGCATCCTTTTTACCAACGTAAGGAGGTTGAGTTATGTGACCTGGTACTGGTAGAGGTGGACTCACTGTCCCACGGATCAGTGGTGCTCTTTTCTTCACTTGTTCCAAACTTTGCTTTCCTCGTGACCTTTGAGTTTTTGCAAGTGTTAGAACTGTATGAAGAAGATCATGAAGGTGCAGTGGCACTAATATGTTCTAGGTTATCAGCCACTGAACCACATTTCTTATAGAAGGTAAAGACTCGACTTATATAGGTGGATTTTATACCTTGGGTTTGCCTTCTCCAATCCCTCTAATCTCTTTGCTTGGACAAGGAAAGGCTTTTGAAGGCAGCTTTTTCCTTAAAAATTAGAAGACATCAAACATAACTTTGTTTGTCGTTTCCCAAAAAACAAACTTTGTTTGAGTAATAGAAAGAAATAATGTATTACTGAACATACTTCCATAATATCGTTGCAGATGCAGATATGCAAATGCTACCTATAAGAAGAATCATTGATTTTGAGTTACGAGATGTTCTTTCTGTCACTTAACTGCATTATTAGTTTGATCATATTATTGATTATGCACACTGAACCACTCAGTCTCCTATACCCATTCCATTAGCACTACCAATTGCTCATAGCattgttcagagttcagactctAGTAACGGAAAACATAACTTTCTTTATCTACTCCTCGGATTATTCCTGATTCGTAGCATCGTTTCTGCCTTTCAGcagtaagagagagagagagaaaaaaaaaccttctcCATCCTTCACAGCATTGTTCCAGCAACACTAGTGACTGATTAAAGCCCCTGACTAAACCAAAATCTAGCACTTAGAATATCCTGATATTAAACCCAAAGTTGTCAGTTTGTCACCTCGCACAGCGAGACGCTCGCCGCAACAACAGCAGCCTAAAATCACACGCGGCTGAGCGAGATAAAGTTTATAGAAGTTTCATGAACCCCCCACCCATCCAGCCAACCTTCGGCGATGCCAAAATCCGACGATATCGCCATCATATTGGGAGTGATGAATCATGAATAGATACCTCGGACACCGGATACGGACGGCGGGGGGCGGTGCAGCTCCATGGAAGGGACTCTCACCGCCATCGGAGCGCCACTTTGGtggccggagcagccgcgcggcgcgaggagtgAGAGGGCCAGAGGTTGAAGAGGATAACACGGGAAGGCTGCAGatttttttcccccttcccttttCGCCTTCTCGTTTCGGAGAACTTTAATCATTTGGGCCGTATCATGTTTCCCACGCACGTGAGGCCCATAGTGTGCGAGATGGAACGGGCTTGCGACGTACGGGTGGCCCATTGTACATGGGCTGCAGCCCATATAGGTTGGCCCACTATATAGTTTCCATGGAGTTTGCCCCAGAATCTACCGCGCTGGTCAGTGGTcagggtcgccgtcgccgacgtgaGGCCGGCCACGGCCAGCTTCACGGCCACGACGCTGAGCGTGGCgcccaggggcggatccagcatAGGCTGGCGGGATCTCAAGCCTCTACTACTAACATGAACGTGAAAACTATGAGAGCCCCACGAAAATTGCACTGAATTTTTTACCTTATATAGATGAGAGGGGGACTGTAACTCTATATAATTTGCTCAGACACCTATTCCTTTCTATATCCGTGATCGTCTCCGACAACGATTGCAGGCGGTCGCCCTCGAACATGCGTTCCATCGTCTGGCACGCCTCCTAGCTCGTTCTCCTCCTCCGTCGTTCtcaggtcggcggcggccggcggcggcattgttAGCTTCGCCGGAACGTCTCTTAGCTCTCCTTTTAAATTTCCCGCGCTTTCTGTTGGTAGCTTCGGTTTGCTTGCGTTGAGTTGGGTGCGTAGTGTGAGGCGCGGGGCGGGAGGGATTTTATACGAGGCGTGGGGATGCGAATTGGTTTGGTTGCTGCGTCATGTTGTGACAGTTTGGTAGTTGATTAACGAACTGTTGCTAACGATGTTCCTATAAAAAGTGGGGAAATGAACTGTGGCTAAAGATAGCTATTGCTGTCGTACCCTGATTATGTATTTTGATTTGTTTGTTCTCCCAGCGAGAGAACTTCCGGTGGCTACTTAACCTTGACATGCTATCATAGTTTCATTTTGTACTGGATCATGTCTTTAAGGGGATAGTGTATATGCTGTTAGTATAAATAAGTGTGCTTTAAGATTTTACCATGTATAATTTAAAGACCAAGCATTCAACGGGTTAAATAGAATACCATCGTACAAGTGACTTTGTCCTATAAATACATTAAAATGTGTTGTTCATCCCGTAGCACTAATAGGGGGCTGTTAAAGGAACCCTAAGCAATGACATTtcttaggccctctttgtttaggcttaggcttattggaCTAGACTTTTAAGTTAGCTTATtgacttatatgatttataagccggtggatttaatgtcctaagtttagtggttgagtcatacatctacctcacataagccaaaaaagcttctccaacctagcttttggcttaatagtgttagagtgacTTATGGCTTTAAAAAAGCCAAACGGAAAAGCTACttatttgtttaggcttagacttttcgacttataagttagcttataagcctaaacaaagagggccttagtCAGGGCCACTTGTACGatgatatttcataaaagttgcACTTATCAATGGCATTTTATGGAATTAAGCGCTTGTTAATTATATTTCttgaattttataaaatatagtatagatataagaaaaaaaactattatgATCCCTCGATGGGATATCCTGTCATGTATTACATGTTATTCAAATAATCAcgaatctttttttaaaaaatataaaaaatatttaacaagACAAAATAATGTATGagatatcacttcacaaatttTAAGACGAAGTTGATAGCGCAAAATAGGATTAGACCAAATTAGGCCTATAAAATTCATTCCCTAGTCCCTATAACTTCCTACTCCTATCTTATTATATCTCTTGGATATAGTTGGCCAAATAGGCTGCCCAGCATGGCACTGGTCGTGCCTGGGCCATGGTTAGTCGGGCTGGCACAGCCCGACCGACACGCAAGGCCGTGCTGTGTCAGCCCACGTGCTTCGTCCAGGTCAAAATAGCGTACCTTGGATCGGGCCGCGGGCCTCGGGTCTCGGGCCTCGGCCCATATAACCATCTATACTcctggaggaaaaaaaaataacaggcACGTCAGCAGGATGAGTTGAGTTCGTCCAGAACGTTCAAGCCGATCACACCGATCACAGCGCGAGCTCGATCCAACGGCCTCTGTCTCGACAGCAAGGCAGCGCACACACCATCGCTCCACGCGTCACCTCCTTCCACCTCCCGCCGCGACGTGTCTTCGGACGTGTCGCCCCGCTCGCCTTCCTCGCccaccgcccgcctcctcctttACAAAAACCCCCGCCTCCCACACGCACGACACGACGCTTGCACTTACAGCTGCAGCTAGCTTTGCCCAGTTTTGCTTAGCTTTTCTCTGCTTCCTTCGATCCCATCCATGTCCAGGTTGATGGCCGCCATGCTGCTCGGTGGCGCCCGCGTCGCCGGTAACACCACCACCGCCGTGATGGCGCTTCATCATCCGAGGCCGTCGTActtcctccctccccggccgcggctggcggcggcgagctggagCCGCCTCCGCCTGCAGACCGCGCCGAGATCATCCCAGGTGCGTACCGTTCGTCCGTCGTcgatcgccgtcgccggtgagtGATGGGTGTTGTTGGGTTGGCTGGCTGACATCAATGGCCGTCGTTTTTGTTCGGGGTAGGCGTACGACAACTCGCCGGCGGACGACCGAAGGGACGTCGGGGACAGGTACAGggacgccgcggaggaggcgaaGGAGGCCACCGGCGACGCCAAGGAGCGGGTGAAAGGGATGGCCGGGGAGGCCAAGGGCAGGGCGGCGGACATTGCCGGCAGGGCCAAGGACGAGACCAAGGACACGGCGTCGCGCGCGGCCGACGCGGCGTCGCGGGCGACGGACCGGGCGAAGCACGAGGCCGCCGACAAGGCGGCGGACGTGAAGGACCGCGCCAAGGACGCGGCGGACATGGCGCAGGGCACGGCGAGGGCGGTGAGGGACaagacggcggagacggcggaggGCGCCATGGACAGGGCCGGCGAGGCCAAGGACAGGACAGTGGAAGGGACGAAGCACGCCGGCGAGAAGGTGGCGGAGATGACCAAGGAAGGGGCGAGCAAGGTGGTGGAGACGGCGCAGGCCATCGGCGAGAAGGCGAAGCAGGCGGCGCAGGGCGCGTGGGGCGCCACCAAGGAGGCGGCGCAGGGCGTCAAGGacacggtcgccggcggcgacgtcgacgccgacgccgcgatGAAGGAGCAGGACAGGATCGcgcaggaggagaagaagaggcagGCCAGGGAGAAGGGCGCTGGCTTGCCTTAGGCTAAAACTGCATACTTGTTGCATG
This window of the Oryza sativa Japonica Group chromosome 4, ASM3414082v1 genome carries:
- the LOC4336949 gene encoding uncharacterized protein ECU03_1610 gives rise to the protein MSRLMAAMLLGGARVAGNTTTAVMALHHPRPSYFLPPRPRLAAASWSRLRLQTAPRSSQAYDNSPADDRRDVGDRYRDAAEEAKEATGDAKERVKGMAGEAKGRAADIAGRAKDETKDTASRAADAASRATDRAKHEAADKAADVKDRAKDAADMAQGTARAVRDKTAETAEGAMDRAGEAKDRTVEGTKHAGEKVAEMTKEGASKVVETAQAIGEKAKQAAQGAWGATKEAAQGVKDTVAGGDVDADAAMKEQDRIAQEEKKRQAREKGAGLP
- the LOC4336948 gene encoding methionine aminopeptidase 1B, chloroplastic, translated to MAVRVPSMELHRPPPSVSGVRGKSCLQKPFLVQAKRLEGLEKANPRSRGKQSLEQVKKRAPLIRGTVSPPLPVPGHITQPPYVGKKDASEIASEIQMHDKVSIIHMKAACELAARVLEYAGTLVKPSVTTDEIDKAVHKMIIDAGAYPSPLGYGGFPKSVCTSVNECICHGIPDSRELQDGDIINIDVTVYLNGYHGDTSKTFLCGEVDEASKRLVKVTEECMLRAISACKHGTSLKKIGRRISEHAERHGFGVVDRFVGHGVGRIFHSEPMIYHQRNNMPGQMVEGQTFTIEPALSMGSIDCDMWDDGWTAVTTDGSLAAQFEHTILITKTGAEILTKC